The DNA window TCGTGCGGCGCGCCAGGCCGGGCGAGACCCTGAAGACCCTCGACGGGGTGGAGCGCAAGCTCTCGAAGGACGATCTGGTCATCGCCGACGCCCACCGCCCGGTGGGGCTGGCCGGGGTGATGGGCGGCTTCGACACCATGATCACCGAGCGCACCAGGAACGTGCTCATCGAGGCGGCGTGGTTCGATCCGGTGTCGGTGCGCAAGACGGCGCGGCGGCACGGCATGCACACCGACGCCTCGCACCGCTTCGAGCGCGGCGCCGACGTGGGCGCGACCGCGCTGGCGTGCGCGCGCGTGGCGCAGAGGATCCTCGAGAACGCGGGCGGCGAGCTGGAGGGCGGCGAGATCGACGTGCTGGCGCGCAAGCTGGCGCCGCGGCGCGTGCGCCTGCGCCACAGCGAGGTGCGGCGCATCCTGGGGCAGGACATTCCCGGCGACGAGATCGAGCGCATCCTGGAGCATCTGGGCTTCACGGTAGCGGCCGCCAAGCCGGCGAAGGCGGGCAAGGGCGCGCGCACGCCCGCCATCCTGGCGGAACCGGCGGAATTGACGGCCGAGATCCCCAGCTGGCGGCTGGACGTGGAGCGCGAGATCGATCTGATCGAGGAAGTGGCGCGGCTCTACGGCTACGACCGCTTCCCCAACACCCTGCCGGCGTTCTCCGGCTCGGTGGTGGAAGCTCCGCACGCGGCCCAGGAGGCGCGGCTGCGGAGCGACCTGCTGGCGCTGGGCTACCACGAGGCCATCTCGCTGACCTTCATCTCGCGGCAGGACGCGGCGCGCTTCGCCAGCGCCTCCCCGGCGGAGATCGCCAACCCCATCAGCGAAGAGGCCACGTGCATACGCACCTCGCTGCTGCCGGGGATGCTCGACATGCTGGCGTGGAACCTGAACCGCGGCAACCCGCAGGTGCGGCTCTTCGAGAGCGGGAACGTCTTCGCGCTGGAAGGCGCGGCGGCGCGGGAAGAGCGCATGGTCTGCCTGGGGGCGACGGGCGCGGCCGAGCCGGCCTGCCTCCACCGGCCGGCGCGGGCGTACTCCTTCTTCGACCTCAAGGGCG is part of the Terriglobales bacterium genome and encodes:
- the pheT gene encoding phenylalanine--tRNA ligase subunit beta produces the protein SGEGATRAFEVEITTNRVDAMNHYGVARECAAIYNTELKPLAAKLPAAKGKPEFAIEIKDPDLCARFSARIVRGVTIKASPKAVVERLELLESRPINNVADATNYNLLEMGHPTHAYDLDLLEGHKHIVRRARPGETLKTLDGVERKLSKDDLVIADAHRPVGLAGVMGGFDTMITERTRNVLIEAAWFDPVSVRKTARRHGMHTDASHRFERGADVGATALACARVAQRILENAGGELEGGEIDVLARKLAPRRVRLRHSEVRRILGQDIPGDEIERILEHLGFTVAAAKPAKAGKGARTPAILAEPAELTAEIPSWRLDVEREIDLIEEVARLYGYDRFPNTLPAFSGSVVEAPHAAQEARLRSDLLALGYHEAISLTFISRQDAARFASASPAEIANPISEEATCIRTSLLPGMLDMLAWNLNRGNPQVRLFESGNVFALEGAAAREERMVCLGATGAAEPACLHRPARAYSFFDLKGDVETLLSAFQHTALYFDGSSADYYHPGRSARAVMDGATVARFGQIHPEVAAGRKLRQEVYIAEILLERLFAHGLRQPHYRPVPRFPAVERDFSFLFDNTVSFEQIRGAVEALGLGEMRSFQPVEIFRGGGVPEGRYSVLLRASFQSAERTLRDDEVQGWSQQIVKALQGLGGTLRA